The genomic DNA GGGTATTTTACTGTCAAGACAGCTCAAAGTGCAATTAAAAACATAAGAAACTGCAGTGGTTAATACTATATTATTTGGGGTGTAACGATTCGATTTAGCAACAATTCGATTCGAATCACAATTCGTTGTTGCTGATTTGACTCAAGAATAATATTAATGGTTAATTTAGAATGATTCGATCCAAAACGATTCAGTACATTTTTATCCAAGACATTAATGTATCCagtgtgactgaaataaatccCTGAATACTGTACAGGGCAGGTGAGCTTTCATAGATTCCTGATTTTAGTTTGATTGTCATCaggaaggccaacttgccgagcacagatcaatgtagttggattgtaggaatataaatcgattcatggatctaatggatgaatcgttacacccttaTCGATGCAATCATTAGGGcaattactgttgtttttttaatgtaaaagctAATAATTGTCTTGTTTTAGGACGCCTTCCTTTTCCACTGTGACAAACTCCAACTGTGTGGACCTGCCCGCTTGCTTTTTCCTCAAAACGAACCGGCCCATGCCTTTCTCGCTCTCCTCCGTTCAGAGGATGGGTAACGCCACCTGTGAGTTTCTCTGTCGGATACAAGCTATTCCTGATCTCTGGTTGTAATTGTTGTACAGAGTTATTCGTTTAAGGTTTTGTAAATGAGCTTAAAGCAGTTTCTGTGTCTTCCACAGCGATCCCAGTGTTTGAGACCTCGCCCAGCCTCTCACCCCTTTACCAGTTAATCGTTCAAAGCCAACTCCAGCTCCTGGAGGAGGGAGGCTCCCCGTCACCACCACTGAACAACATGCACTTTTATTCTGTGAGCAAACTCcgtcacacacaaacaacactatgttgatactgtatgtgtaaatgCATGGTCCCCATGGTCATGTAATTCCTGGAAaggttatggaatttgaaaaacagattttccagtgttgaaaagtcatggaaataTTTTACTGATTTGGAAACGTTTTGGAActatagcctattttattttaatgtttaaaatccaaccttTGCTATTACTTTGGGACGTTAAACAACAGCGTTCccgcggatccttaaaaagtctttcgtcattaaattcatgaatctaaaaataaggccttaattgtcattaaaatgtcttaaatcaatgtttcaaaagtcttaaattttaacacattgagttggattttatgattgtaattagtcttttcaaaataaatggtaacgttcgttttttttttttttaaatgtataaacaacatgggaaaatgtaaatttaatgaaaattgcctTTCTAGCAAAGATTCttcttaatgtttttattttactctattttattgtcattttgtgtatttttgtgtgtttactttgggggccaccagttgcacgtctgcactagaaaAAATGTATCCTAACCCTGTAATTGATAAACAAGGTAGCACTTTGTTTGTTGCACTAATAGAGCATTTAGTAAAATCTTTCCACAAATTTCTGCTattgttttaaagttttttacaaatttaaatttggcaccatttttttcttcatccttTTTTCTACGATTTTCAAAGTTctgacaaaaacatgttttatcccacagtgagTGATAAAAGATTACATTTCCTGTCTTCACAGGTGTTGCCAGATCAACAGCATTGTTATTACCTTAATGGCGACGCCCCAGTTCAAGATGGCCGTTCCCTTCAAGGAGTGCTGGTTAACAAGATCCCATTTCGACACCCGGCACAAGTGCCTCTCCTGTTGGACATTATACGGCACCAGGCAGCCTACAACACTCTGATTGGCAGCTGCGTGAAACGGACGTCAGTCAAAGAAGGTAAACGGTCAATTTCTTTTTTGATGTGGTGAATTATGTTCGACAGACAGTTGTGCTTTCCCTTCGTTCAGACAGCGCTGGTCTTCTGCAGTTTGAAGTGTGTCCTCTCACCGACTCCAGTTTCAGCGTCTCGTTTCAGCATCCAGTCAATGAATCTCTAGTCTGTGGTGAGTGCTTAAACATTTATATAAACGGAGagattttttcctcttttctaaGGTGTCATATGTTGTTGGCATGAATTCCTGTAGTGAATATATGACATTATAACAAGTGTATTAAAGCAGCTACAAACAGACAGATGATAAAGTAACTATTAGAACATTAAACTGTTGCAGTGGCAATATATGTTAGGGGTAAACTAAACTAAAGTTTGACCATTTTAACTGGGATTTGTATTAAATTGTTGGACCATTCCGATTGTTGCTGAGGATTTTATCCTATTCTTATCCATGTTAAATATCAGTGTACACAATCCCAAGAAGGAATATCTGTACACGTTGCACAATGTAGAAGTCACTTAAATAAGATTTAGCCACAAAACAACCAATTCAAGCGAGTTAATCAAATAAGTTCTGGGATTTTACATACGTAGTCGTTTTGATATAaagaatggtaaatggacttgattttatatagcgctttatcaccacactgaagcagtctcaaagcgctttacatatcagctcattcacccattcactctcacattcagcCCTTGACGGGTGGCCAGGTGGCATTGACGGGAAGAAACGTATATTGttgaccactagggggcactCAAACACCATTGATTGTTAGGAAGAGGTAAATGTCACTAATTTACTTCATTTTAAGCATTATTGCTTCATTTTGGATAGAATTAAGatttacaatatatatttattttctttaaagagaTTTGTTAAAAGTGTTAAGGGTGTTATGTAATatgcatatttgtttttattgattttttttttttagaagctAGTTGAAATATTATTATCCTTAAAACAGTTCCATGTATTTTTCTTCCTGCAGTGGTGATGGAAGTGATCGACTCCCGACAAGTGTCCTGCAAGCTTTATAAAGGACTGTCAGACGCGCTCATCTGTACCGATGACTTCATTACCAAAGTGGTTCAGAGGTGTGATAACTGCATGAATGCGCTATGAAACAGTTTGTGTCTTTTAGGTTTGTTTGTAACACCATTGTTCTCCTTTTTAGATGCATGTCCATCCCTGTAACCATGCGGGCCATCCGTAGGAAGGCAGAAACCATCCAGGCGGACACACCAGCGCTCTCCCTCATAGCCCAGACGGTGGAGATCATGGTGAAGAACAACCTTCCACCTTCTGGTAGTCCTACGTTTACCATGGGGACAGGAGATGGTACAAACCCAATGGGACTTCCTGGTCTTGCTGGGGGCAACACGCCCACTATAGTAGGGCCTCCAGGGGGACCGAATTTTGCAGGACCAATTGCCTCAATGTATGGAATGCCCCGATCTGAGAGGCAAGCCCAGGGAGGAGAATGCTTAACTCCAGGAGGGTTGGCTGCCCAGCAACAGCAGCAAGGGCAAGGCCACTCAGATGACTACAGCAAAGTGACCCAGAACCCCATACTGACAAGTTTGTTACAGATAACTGGAAACGCAGGTTCAAGTCCCAGCCCCCAGAATGCACCACAACCCCACCAAACTCCACCTCAAACATCCTCTCCCGCCAGCAATACCAAGAATCATCCCATGTTGATGAATTTGTTGAAAGACAACCCCACACAGGATTTTGCGGCCCTGTATAGCGCCAGTCCATTAGAGAGGCAGAATTCCTCCTCCGGGTCTCCACGGACAGAGGGAATGGGCGGGACCTGCCCCGGAGGGACCACAAAGGTGAAGAAGAAGCGTCCGCGTGGGAATGAAAAGGGTGGTGTGTTGCCAGGAGCGGCTCCATGTGGTGGAGCTGGGGGAATGCCCATGAAATCACAGCAAGTGTCTTCCATGGCTCCTCACCACCAGCACCACCCGGTCTCCCATGAGGATGATTTTCACCGTGAGCTGCTCTCCATGGATGTGGATGCCTCTCAAAATTCCATCTTTGATGTAAACCTGACCGGTGATGGCTTGGACACACCCCACAGCATCACTCCCGCACCGAGCCAGTGTGGAACACCCCCCTCTGGTCCCAGCATGGCATATTCACAGTCTCATGTCCAGTCCCAGCAGCAGCCTCCCAGTGCTGGGCAACATCGCATGGTTCGACTCTCGAGCTCTGACAGCATCGGGCCTGATATCACTGAAATTCTGTCTGATTTGCCAGAGCAAACTGGTAAAGGCAGCAGTGGGGGTCATGGGCAGCActtgggtggtggtggtggagaggATGGAGGTCCCCTGGGTACCCCCATCAGAGACTCCTCCAGCTCAGGCCAGGGCAGTGCCGTGTTTGACTCAGCAGACATCTTCAACGCCAACAGCAATGAGAATCCTTTTCCTGACGCTGCTGATCTGATCGCTGaggctgctgctactgctactcCAAACAGTGACTCCTCCTCCACAAACTTCTTTTCTGACGCAGCGGATTTTAACCCAGACCTCCTGGCCTCAGGACACGGTTTTTCTCAAAGCTACTTTGATGACAGTTCTCCGAGTGCTGACGGAGATCTGGACCTGGTCAAGGGATTTGGAGGAAGCAGCCAGCAGAACACCCCATCAGGAACACCTCAGAATCCCACTCCTCATGGACAGAGCACCCCAGAGCCCTCGCTCAAGGACCCCTTTGATATGGGGATTGTTTTTGGAGGTAACAGTGGAGGTGGTAAGCCACTTCTGGGCCAAGCTCCTGATTTAGGTGATGCACATGGGGGAGGGTCGCAGAGCCCCATAATGATAGGACTTGGGACTACATgtggtgattttaaaaacatagaACCCAAAGTTAAACAGCAGGGCCTCATGCGGCCAAAAGATGAGAATGGTGGAAGTGGTGGGACCAGTTCTGGGATGGGGGCCAGTTCCACTGACGCTAAGCAGGTCAAACGAAGCAGAACTCCATCCAGTGAGGGAAAGGCTAAAGAAAAGCCtcccaaaaggaaaaaaatggagACTGAAGCTAAATCTCCTTCTCACAGCTCCGGTGGTCGACCGTACACGCCCCCTAGTGGCGGTTCAGGCTCTGGGGGAAGCATAGGTGGCTCCAAATCTCCTGGCAGTTCCGGACGCTCACAAACCCCACCCGGAGGTGCAACTCCTCCTATTCCCAAAATCACTATTCAGATCCCAAAAGGAACCATAACAGGCGGGAAAACGTCCTCTCATGGTGGATACACCTCCAGCAGCTCAGCTACAGGAAGTTCAGGAGGATCGGGAGTAACGAGTAGCAGCAAAAGCCACCACTCACACTCGTCGTCTTCTGGAAAGATCAAGTCCAAAGACGGGTCCATGACACAAAGTAGCAGCTCCAAACCAGGAAGTACCGCAGTAGGTGGAGGAACATCCCAGTCCAAAGGGTCTTCTCAAGGGATGGGTGTTGGAAAACCAGGATCATCTCCTATTACCAAGCACGGACTGTCGGGACCTGGAGGAACTGGAGGTGTAGGAAGTGGTAATAAAATCAAGATGCAGGGTGGAAAGCCCCCGGGGTCTCTAATGAACCCTAACATGAAGCCCAATATCTCCCCCTCCCATTCTCGCTCTAGTGGCTCAGGGGAC from Gouania willdenowi chromosome 19, fGouWil2.1, whole genome shotgun sequence includes the following:
- the med1 gene encoding mediator of RNA polymerase II transcription subunit 1, which gives rise to MAAGPGASMQSGSPATELSTCAQPGLNQAHVDRVKSEDVTEAEKQSRMTALLEKLHAKHNAARPWQETSKVVRQAMEKRGVMNAAGHQLLLNCLETLQRALKVSSLPSMTDRLESIARQNMLGSHLSPSGTECYITSDMFYVEVQLDSSGQLVDVKVAHQGENPTSCLELIQHLREKNFEEFSKHLKGLVDLYKLPGDNKLKTKMYIALQSLELDLTKMMHMFRLTTNANAVETILHGSVGLLTARSGGHLVSLQCYVSPYDIFEEGTGPENTVPRSLGVSVSVTIEGTSSVYKLPIAPLITGSHPVDNKGTPSFSTVTNSNCVDLPACFFLKTNRPMPFSLSSVQRMGNATSIPVFETSPSLSPLYQLIVQSQLQLLEEGGSPSPPLNNMHFYSVLPDQQHCYYLNGDAPVQDGRSLQGVLVNKIPFRHPAQVPLLLDIIRHQAAYNTLIGSCVKRTSVKEDSAGLLQFEVCPLTDSSFSVSFQHPVNESLVCVVMEVIDSRQVSCKLYKGLSDALICTDDFITKVVQRCMSIPVTMRAIRRKAETIQADTPALSLIAQTVEIMVKNNLPPSGSPTFTMGTGDGTNPMGLPGLAGGNTPTIVGPPGGPNFAGPIASMYGMPRSERQAQGGECLTPGGLAAQQQQQGQGHSDDYSKVTQNPILTSLLQITGNAGSSPSPQNAPQPHQTPPQTSSPASNTKNHPMLMNLLKDNPTQDFAALYSASPLERQNSSSGSPRTEGMGGTCPGGTTKVKKKRPRGNEKGGVLPGAAPCGGAGGMPMKSQQVSSMAPHHQHHPVSHEDDFHRELLSMDVDASQNSIFDVNLTGDGLDTPHSITPAPSQCGTPPSGPSMAYSQSHVQSQQQPPSAGQHRMVRLSSSDSIGPDITEILSDLPEQTGKGSSGGHGQHLGGGGGEDGGPLGTPIRDSSSSGQGSAVFDSADIFNANSNENPFPDAADLIAEAAATATPNSDSSSTNFFSDAADFNPDLLASGHGFSQSYFDDSSPSADGDLDLVKGFGGSSQQNTPSGTPQNPTPHGQSTPEPSLKDPFDMGIVFGGNSGGGKPLLGQAPDLGDAHGGGSQSPIMIGLGTTCGDFKNIEPKVKQQGLMRPKDENGGSGGTSSGMGASSTDAKQVKRSRTPSSEGKAKEKPPKRKKMETEAKSPSHSSGGRPYTPPSGGSGSGGSIGGSKSPGSSGRSQTPPGGATPPIPKITIQIPKGTITGGKTSSHGGYTSSSSATGSSGGSGVTSSSKSHHSHSSSSGKIKSKDGSMTQSSSSKPGSTAVGGGTSQSKGSSQGMGVGKPGSSPITKHGLSGPGGTGGVGSGNKIKMQGGKPPGSLMNPNMKPNISPSHSRSSGSGDKLSSPMKIQQSQVPGTPPSSKAKSPMGSGSGSSAGSKSSSGGGMGSQKPGGGGSSSGSTSSSSSSSSGSMGFSGGSQSQYGSGGGTGGSSGGSGSGGGSGGGAGQNNANNPNAKGKSPSRNKKPSLTAVIDKLKSVGGGGVGEDGCEVDPPGTGTGLGAPGTGPGNVSGGSSNMGPSKHPSSSQSGEYKREKSDKDSKVKVSVSEGTSGDKKLMDPKSGGGNTLAKIIISKPDGGSPSIKAKVTLQKAGDGSGDSMRSQISSHKASPLFSGSTPKHDRSSPSHSRSPGYTPLNHDSESESGSSSVAEKSHQNSPSSDDDQTVRALPPPDYMSSIPLSSGEKHKKHKKEKKKQKERERERDRDRERERDKEKKKSSMSMGSLMHPIKTDSWSRSPIAASDSSLSMMSADRPSRPSTMYMGNEDDDLMDSALTGNL